One Pieris napi chromosome 13, ilPieNapi1.2, whole genome shotgun sequence genomic window carries:
- the LOC125055066 gene encoding CD151 antigen-like has protein sequence MGKEEMIKGVLYVVNVLYAVFGLVTAATGIWFFVQLSEFVALRNSNHYLLDYRVYWPQVAPWLFILLGLFVMMVSFCGWCGANKESRGLLGIYGLFMVLIVVGQAIAATLIFVYVDGEHTDRFIKDTVYDGYYNSQSNPDVFKAFGRIERKLRCCGANDARDYRSWRNDLPLTCCQDSYYRATCEFTDKEANERLGCGKVAAVYTKIICSSVAGASLLISLVEIAGVILAYRLFHSLREVEHYLPERKEGETEC, from the coding sequence ATGGGCAAAGAGGAGATGATTAAAGGTGTGCTGTATGTTGTGAATGTGCTATACGCGGTGTTCGGTTTAGTGACTGCTGCCACGGGAATATGGTTCTTCGTGCAACTGTCCGAATTCGTAGCGTTGCGAAACAGCAACCACTACTTATTGGACTATCGAGTTTACTGGCCTCAAGTGGCACCATGGCTGTTTATACTCCTCGGTTTGTTTGTGATGATGGTGTCATTCTGTGGATGGTGCGGCGCTAACAAGGAAAGCAGAGGATTACTCGGTATTTATGGCTTATTTATGGTGCTCATCGTTGTTGGACAAGCAATTGCTGCCACTCTGATTTTCGTCTATGTTGATGGAGAGCATACAGACCGTTTCATCAAGGACACAGTGTACGATGGATATTACAACTCTCAGTCAAACCCTGATGTCTTCAAGGCATTCGGAAGGATCGAAAGGAAATTGAGATGCTGTGGGGCAAACGATGCGCGTGATTACAGGAGCTGGAGGAACGACCTTCCGTTGACGTGTTGCCAGGACAGCTATTACAGAGCTACTTGTGAATTCACCGATAAGGAAGCTAATGAAAGACTAGGTTGTGGTAAGGTAGCTGCTGTATACACTAAAATTATCTGTTCATCCGTTGCTGGAGCGTCGCTGTTGATATCATTGGTGGAGATCGCTGGGGTAATTCTCGCCTACAGGCTATTTCATTCGCTGAGAGAAGTCGAGCACTATTTGCCGGAACGAAAAGAGGGGGAAACTGAATGCTAA